In a single window of the Rhineura floridana isolate rRhiFlo1 chromosome 3, rRhiFlo1.hap2, whole genome shotgun sequence genome:
- the PRR13 gene encoding proline-rich protein 13, whose amino-acid sequence MWDPNAGQPGAYPGAAYPPNPSYPAGFNPAHPPPVNPAFPSGPVPAGSYPGPPSGIPGQPAYPPGHPIQPLYSGHQPGYPGPPGGPYPPPAPGMPGGMGVNPLLPGAIATGTYGMDKKAAKKMKKKMKKAHKMHKPQKSHKLHGKHSSSSSSSDSD is encoded by the exons ATGTGGGATCCCAATGCAG gccagccaggtgcctaccCAGGAGCAGCCTATCCTCCCAATCCTTCTTACCCAGCTGGCTTCAACCCTGCACACCCTCCTCCTGTGAATCCTGCCTTTCCCTCTGGCCCAGTACCTGCTGGCTCATACCCTGGCCCTCCATCAGGGATCCCAGGGCAACCTGCGTACCCACCGGGTCATCCTATTCAGCCCCTGTATTCTGGGCATCAGCCTGGCTACCCTGGCCCGCCTGGCGGTCCTTATCCCCCGCCTGCTCCTGGTATGCCTGGAGGAATGGGGGTGAATCCTTTGCTGCCTGGGGCTATTGCTACGGGGACCTATGGGATGGATAAGAAGGCAGCcaagaagatgaagaagaagatgaagaaggcCCACAAGATGCACAAACCACAGAAATCCCACAAGCTGCACGGGAAG CATTCCTCCTCTTCCAGCAGCAGTGACTCCGACTGA